One genomic region from Campylobacter sp. RM5004 encodes:
- a CDS encoding DMT family transporter, whose amino-acid sequence MSHQEKSFFLLIFAVFIWGASFLPTQWVLKYINSYELLFYRFLIASLVFFVIARKDILIHYKKTYFYGLITGFCMALAFIFQTIALTHTQSSNVAFLTGLEGIIAPFLCFFISKARLSFKIFFLALLACFGMFLFSDANFNNFGKGEYLAIICAFFFALLVALNDKFLKSNDLNTFIFFQFLGSTIIYLISALSFANLSIIPISNSKVLMLILISALVFTIFCFFAQNYAQKHLHPSKVALILLLEPISAGILGSFFGETFTILQLLGAGLILIALAFS is encoded by the coding sequence ATGAGCCATCAAGAAAAATCGTTTTTTTTATTAATATTTGCGGTATTTATTTGGGGTGCATCATTTTTGCCTACTCAATGGGTTTTAAAATACATAAATAGCTATGAATTATTATTTTATAGGTTTTTAATAGCGTCTTTAGTGTTTTTTGTGATTGCAAGAAAAGATATATTAATTCATTACAAAAAAACATATTTTTATGGCTTAATAACAGGCTTTTGTATGGCATTAGCCTTTATTTTTCAAACAATAGCGCTTACTCATACTCAAAGTTCTAATGTTGCGTTTTTAACAGGATTAGAAGGAATTATCGCTCCATTTTTGTGCTTTTTTATAAGCAAAGCAAGGCTTAGTTTTAAAATATTTTTCTTAGCATTACTTGCTTGTTTTGGAATGTTTTTATTTAGCGATGCAAATTTTAATAATTTTGGAAAAGGCGAATATTTAGCGATAATTTGTGCGTTTTTCTTCGCACTTTTGGTTGCTTTAAATGATAAATTTTTAAAATCAAATGATTTAAATACTTTTATATTTTTTCAGTTTTTAGGTAGCACTATAATTTATTTAATTTCTGCTCTTTCCTTTGCTAATTTAAGCATAATTCCTATTTCAAATTCTAAGGTTTTAATGCTTATTTTAATATCGGCTTTAGTATTTACAATATTTTGTTTTTTTGCACAAAATTACGCACAAAAACACTTGCATCCTAGCAAGGTTGCTTTGATTTTATTACTTGAGCCAATAAGTGCAGGGATTTTAGGAAGTTTTTTTGGAGAAACATTTACAATATTACAATTATTAGGAGCAGGGCTTATTTTAATAGCTCTAGCATTTTCTTAA
- a CDS encoding ThiF family adenylyltransferase, which translates to MKSTNAFYERQALLLKDKQNNLENKEIIIIGAGGLGSSIAYALASSGIKSISIVDFDIVSLSNIQRQIMFNFSDEGRAKVDCFTKLKERSFCDIKTYKMSAAEFFATNPKADLIMDATDNLSVRSEIDNFAKANNIPWIFASVEEFFVSASIVKNKKIAFNKEIKRIKPQATPFVMFSASYASILALKYLAGFDIKVDYLYYFDFSKDILNLSKFNL; encoded by the coding sequence ATGAAATCAACAAACGCCTTTTATGAAAGGCAAGCTTTATTATTAAAAGATAAGCAAAATAATTTAGAAAATAAAGAAATAATAATAATTGGAGCAGGTGGGCTTGGCTCAAGCATAGCTTATGCTCTTGCTAGTAGTGGGATTAAGAGTATTAGTATAGTTGATTTTGACATTGTTAGCTTAAGTAATATTCAAAGACAAATTATGTTTAATTTTAGCGATGAAGGAAGAGCAAAGGTTGATTGCTTTACTAAGCTAAAAGAGCGTTCATTTTGTGATATTAAAACTTATAAAATGAGCGCAGCAGAGTTTTTTGCTACAAATCCTAAGGCAGATTTGATTATGGATGCGACTGATAATTTATCAGTAAGAAGTGAAATTGATAATTTTGCTAAAGCTAATAATATTCCTTGGATTTTTGCTAGTGTTGAAGAGTTTTTCGTAAGTGCTAGTATAGTAAAAAATAAAAAAATAGCATTTAATAAAGAAATCAAAAGAATTAAGCCACAAGCAACTCCTTTTGTTATGTTTAGTGCTTCGTATGCTAGTATTTTAGCCTTAAAATATTTAGCTGGTTTTGATATAAAAGTTGATTATTTATATTATTTTGATTTCTCAAAAGATATTTTAAATCTTAGTAAGTTTAATTTATGA
- a CDS encoding carbon-nitrogen hydrolase family protein, with product MKIAALQLSTQALSNARLDYYLRICEQKNVRLVALGEYVLNNFFTELKVMPIDLIKEQSKVKLQALKEYSAKYNLCIVAPIVLIEKNEPIKTCVVANNGKIKYINQQVFMPYSHWNEEEYFKNKKDKIKLQTFKCDNFKIGVLFGFEIHFDEFFKKANELDLLIIPTANTYNSNARWCELIKMRAFLNNINILRINRIGVSEVNELEWNFYGNSFLCNAYGDIIQELSNAEEVLISDIVKPNDAAKFWKFKEVRNEINKRLL from the coding sequence TTGAAAATCGCAGCTCTTCAGCTTAGCACTCAAGCTTTAAGCAATGCTAGGCTTGATTATTATTTAAGGATTTGTGAGCAAAAAAATGTAAGGCTTGTTGCTCTTGGCGAATATGTTTTAAATAATTTTTTTACAGAATTAAAAGTAATGCCAATAGATTTAATAAAAGAACAAAGCAAAGTAAAATTACAAGCCTTAAAAGAATATAGTGCTAAATATAATTTATGTATCGTTGCACCCATTGTTTTGATTGAAAAAAACGAGCCGATAAAAACTTGCGTAGTAGCAAATAATGGCAAGATAAAATATATAAATCAGCAAGTATTTATGCCATATTCACATTGGAATGAAGAAGAATATTTTAAAAATAAAAAAGATAAAATCAAACTACAAACCTTTAAATGCGATAATTTTAAAATAGGTGTTTTATTTGGTTTTGAAATACATTTTGATGAGTTTTTTAAAAAGGCAAATGAATTAGATTTATTAATCATTCCTACTGCAAATACTTATAATTCAAATGCAAGATGGTGTGAGCTTATAAAAATGAGAGCTTTTTTAAATAATATCAATATTTTAAGAATTAATCGTATAGGTGTGAGCGAAGTAAATGAGCTTGAGTGGAATTTCTATGGCAATAGCTTTTTATGCAATGCTTATGGCGATATTATTCAAGAGCTTAGCAATGCTGAAGAAGTTTTAATTTCTGATATTGTTAAACCAAATGATGCGGCTAAGTTTTGGAAATTTAAGGAAGTAAGAAATGAAATCAACAAACGCCTTTTATGA
- the xseB gene encoding exodeoxyribonuclease VII small subunit has translation MKKTYEEICEILDEKLAIIEDENTPLFDLVDAYKDGMKLINEARDLLDKASKDIEEFEQNKSSSISIDTERLPF, from the coding sequence ATGAAAAAGACTTATGAAGAAATTTGTGAGATTTTAGATGAGAAATTAGCAATAATAGAAGATGAAAATACGCCCTTATTTGACTTAGTAGATGCTTATAAAGATGGTATGAAATTAATCAATGAAGCTAGAGATTTATTAGATAAGGCTAGTAAAGATATAGAAGAATTTGAACAAAACAAATCAAGTTCAATTAGTATTGATACAGAAAGATTACCATTTTGA
- the guaB gene encoding IMP dehydrogenase: MNIIKKALTFEDVLLVPQYSEVLPKEVDISTRLTKNIRLNMPLISAAMDTVTEHRAAIMMARLGGIGIIHKNMDIESQVREIIRVKKSESGIIYDPVFVNANAKVSDALAIMHEYSISGVPVVDSDKKLLGILTNRDLRFETDFSKSVEDVMTKMPLITAKQGCTLDEAEIIFSKNKVEKLPLVDDNNVLCGLITIKDLKKRKEYPNANKDKLGRLVVGAAIGVGQLDRARALVNAGVDVLVMDSAHGHSKGIIDTLKEIKQELNIDVIVGNIANPKAVKDLALAGADAIKVGIGPGSICTTRIVSGVGVPQITAISDCAEAAKEFNVPIIADGGIKYSGDIAKALAAGASSVMIGSLLAGTDESPGEFITYQGRQYKSYRGMGSLGAMAKGSSDRYFQEGTAKEKLVPEGIEGRVPHTGSIKNVVFQLLGGLRSSMGYNGAKDILDFQEKAEFVEITSAGLKESHVHDVTITAEAPNYKVNQ, from the coding sequence GTGAATATTATTAAAAAAGCCCTTACATTTGAAGATGTTTTATTAGTTCCACAATATTCAGAAGTTTTACCAAAAGAAGTTGATATTAGCACAAGACTTACTAAAAATATAAGATTAAATATGCCATTAATTTCAGCAGCGATGGATACTGTTACAGAACATCGTGCTGCAATTATGATGGCAAGGCTTGGCGGAATTGGAATAATTCATAAAAATATGGATATAGAAAGCCAAGTAAGAGAAATAATAAGAGTTAAAAAAAGTGAAAGCGGAATTATTTACGATCCTGTTTTTGTGAATGCAAATGCTAAAGTAAGCGATGCTTTAGCTATTATGCACGAATATTCAATTTCAGGTGTTCCTGTAGTTGATAGTGATAAAAAACTTTTAGGGATTTTAACTAATCGTGATTTAAGATTTGAAACCGATTTTAGTAAATCAGTTGAAGATGTAATGACAAAAATGCCATTAATTACAGCTAAACAAGGCTGCACTTTAGATGAAGCTGAAATTATTTTTAGTAAAAATAAAGTTGAAAAATTACCTTTAGTTGATGATAACAATGTTCTTTGTGGTCTAATCACTATTAAGGATTTAAAAAAACGTAAAGAATACCCAAATGCAAATAAAGATAAATTAGGAAGATTAGTTGTAGGTGCTGCTATTGGAGTAGGGCAACTTGATAGAGCTAGAGCTTTAGTAAATGCAGGCGTTGATGTATTAGTTATGGATAGTGCTCACGGACATAGTAAAGGCATAATTGATACTTTAAAAGAAATCAAACAAGAATTAAATATAGATGTTATAGTTGGAAACATTGCAAATCCTAAGGCTGTTAAGGATTTAGCATTAGCAGGAGCTGATGCGATTAAGGTAGGAATTGGACCAGGAAGTATTTGCACCACTCGTATTGTAAGCGGGGTTGGTGTGCCACAAATTACTGCGATTAGTGATTGTGCTGAGGCTGCAAAAGAGTTTAATGTGCCTATAATTGCAGATGGCGGTATAAAATATTCAGGTGACATTGCAAAAGCACTAGCAGCTGGTGCAAGTAGCGTAATGATAGGCTCACTTTTAGCAGGAACTGATGAAAGTCCAGGAGAATTTATCACCTATCAAGGAAGACAATACAAAAGCTATCGTGGAATGGGAAGTCTTGGTGCTATGGCAAAGGGAAGTTCTGATAGATATTTTCAAGAAGGCACAGCAAAAGAAAAGCTTGTTCCTGAAGGAATTGAAGGAAGAGTTCCACATACTGGAAGTATTAAAAATGTAGTATTTCAGTTATTAGGTGGTCTTAGAAGTTCTATGGGATATAATGGAGCTAAGGATATTTTAGACTTTCAAGAAAAAGCTGAGTTTGTAGAAATTACAAGTGCAGGGCTTAAAGAAAGCCATGTTCATGATGTAACAATTACAGCAGAAGCACCAAATTATAAGGTAAATCAATGA
- a CDS encoding ATP-binding protein → MEKIKEFLSDNYEESFLYLKLLNQGLAKESCVILRTMLNKTIKSRFGIKFHSIVEDAFNAHTTAQMVSYLPFFIELYEKKFIQEASGKQFNYKDNAGLILFQSIALTRYAHVFFNLANEFDGARVISDSELEEYKHKPYTDLSVYLNDCFDMIDARIKLEFLTSDLRLDLINTRLKNSPKFHNPFNELMKDYDLSAEETLIIMALLKEELTGSKKPLHYEELLSIINPYQLEKIRNYELLSDDSKLLSNELVEYVGNDNRFIISDNVIKYFFPHKGENIKAIVEELNFFEYLEVQEIDLVLSKDVSDLATSLKKRLTKSVAKRLKDWGIVKDDVLRANIIFYGPPGTGKTMSASYLAKTLKREIITLDCSKVLDKYVGESEKNVRAIFDNYKAISKSVKTPPILLLNEADQFLSTRSVASHGSELMHNQMQNIFLEQLEKFDGILIATTNFLDSLDPAFSRRFEYKIKFSNPNELEREKIWKLHLPKNAEFESGFKIDDLKTYELSGAQIKMIVKNTAIKVAQSDGIFRLDDFKDSIQKELNNDFSKEIKMGFN, encoded by the coding sequence TTGGAAAAAATTAAAGAGTTTTTAAGCGATAATTACGAAGAAAGTTTTTTATATTTAAAATTATTAAATCAAGGTTTAGCTAAAGAGTCTTGCGTTATTTTAAGAACAATGCTAAATAAAACTATAAAATCACGCTTTGGGATTAAATTTCATAGCATAGTAGAAGATGCTTTCAATGCTCACACAACTGCACAAATGGTTTCGTATTTACCATTTTTTATAGAGCTTTATGAAAAAAAGTTTATTCAAGAAGCAAGTGGAAAACAATTTAATTATAAAGATAACGCTGGGCTTATTTTATTTCAATCAATAGCACTTACAAGATATGCTCATGTGTTTTTTAATCTTGCTAATGAATTTGATGGAGCAAGAGTTATTAGTGATAGTGAATTAGAAGAATATAAGCATAAACCTTATACTGATTTAAGCGTTTATTTAAATGATTGTTTTGATATGATTGATGCAAGGATTAAGCTAGAGTTTTTAACATCTGATTTAAGACTTGATTTAATCAATACAAGACTTAAAAACAGCCCTAAATTTCATAATCCTTTTAATGAATTAATGAAGGATTATGATTTAAGCGCAGAAGAAACACTTATCATAATGGCTTTATTAAAAGAAGAGCTAACAGGTTCTAAAAAGCCTTTACATTACGAAGAATTATTAAGCATAATAAATCCTTATCAATTAGAAAAGATTAGAAATTATGAGTTATTAAGCGATGATTCAAAGCTTTTAAGCAATGAATTAGTTGAATATGTAGGAAACGATAATAGATTTATAATAAGCGATAATGTTATTAAGTATTTCTTCCCACATAAAGGCGAAAATATAAAAGCCATTGTTGAAGAGCTTAATTTTTTTGAATATTTAGAAGTTCAAGAAATTGATTTAGTATTAAGTAAAGATGTTAGCGATCTTGCTACAAGTCTTAAAAAACGCCTTACAAAAAGCGTAGCAAAAAGACTTAAAGACTGGGGAATTGTAAAAGATGATGTTTTAAGAGCTAATATAATCTTTTATGGACCTCCAGGCACAGGTAAGACTATGAGTGCTAGTTATTTAGCAAAGACTTTAAAAAGAGAAATAATAACCCTTGATTGCTCTAAAGTATTAGATAAATATGTAGGTGAAAGCGAAAAGAATGTTCGTGCAATTTTTGATAATTATAAAGCGATTAGTAAGAGTGTAAAAACTCCGCCTATTTTATTATTAAATGAAGCAGATCAGTTCTTAAGCACAAGAAGTGTTGCAAGTCACGGAAGTGAATTAATGCATAATCAAATGCAAAATATTTTCTTAGAACAGCTTGAAAAATTTGATGGTATTTTAATTGCTACAACTAACTTTTTAGATAGTTTAGACCCTGCATTTTCAAGAAGATTTGAATATAAAATCAAGTTTTCTAATCCGAATGAATTAGAGCGTGAAAAAATATGGAAATTACATTTGCCAAAAAATGCGGAATTTGAATCAGGATTTAAGATTGATGATTTAAAAACTTATGAATTAAGTGGCGCTCAAATTAAAATGATAGTAAAAAATACAGCAATAAAAGTCGCTCAAAGCGATGGAATTTTTAGATTAGACGATTTTAAAGATAGCATTCAAAAAGAATTAAACAACGATTTTTCTAAAGAAATAAAAATGGGCTTTAATTAA
- a CDS encoding long-chain-fatty-acid--CoA ligase — MQNYYEYLENYSKLSRIAIFDNNGKISFKELKNHVDKMIAFLQNHGVKSGDNVAFIMSNCKEFMILYFAITALKAVAVPINTMLKKEEYSYIIKDCDAKLLIVSRDIKEAAELVSEFGDITLFHSFDNSLKDGYLAAYLDYAPVYNFKCDAKLSDSVHIIYTSGTTGLPKGVLLSYKNILSNITSAQHDFKIKSSDRAIAYLPMFHSFTLTAVCLLPLLSGCSLVIERSVLPFSNVVKQILLKRVTILFSVPVILNALLKAKLPWYFMWFHKIRIIVSGSSALSEGTLKAYKEKFKRTAVLEGYGLSECSPIVAVNRLEKQKANSVGLPLHGYEVKIVDDELKELPIGEIGELIVKGDCVMQGYYNKPELTSEVIEGEWLKTGDIARLDEDGFIYIVDRKKDIIISKGINIYPREIEDVIMQLNEVDSCAVIGVKDNELDESVVAYVCLKEGVTLNAQEIQRHLKKHLANYKVPKAIIFKCELPKNAAGKVLKKELKKELEIGKN; from the coding sequence ATGCAAAATTATTATGAATATTTGGAAAATTACTCAAAATTAAGCAGAATTGCTATATTTGATAACAATGGTAAAATAAGCTTTAAAGAGTTAAAAAATCATGTTGATAAAATGATAGCATTTTTGCAAAATCACGGAGTTAAAAGCGGCGATAATGTAGCTTTTATTATGAGTAATTGCAAAGAATTTATGATTTTATATTTTGCAATAACTGCCTTAAAGGCTGTCGCAGTTCCTATTAATACTATGCTTAAAAAAGAAGAATACAGCTATATTATAAAAGACTGCGACGCAAAATTATTAATAGTTTCAAGAGATATTAAAGAAGCTGCTGAGCTTGTTAGTGAATTTGGTGATATTACGCTTTTTCACTCATTTGATAATAGCTTAAAAGATGGATATTTAGCTGCTTATTTAGATTATGCACCGGTTTATAATTTTAAATGCGATGCAAAACTAAGCGATAGCGTTCATATAATTTATACATCAGGAACAACAGGACTTCCTAAAGGCGTATTATTAAGCTATAAAAATATTTTATCAAATATAACATCAGCTCAACATGATTTTAAGATTAAATCAAGTGATAGAGCTATTGCATACTTACCTATGTTTCATAGTTTTACTTTAACAGCAGTTTGTTTATTACCTTTACTTTCAGGCTGTTCGCTTGTGATTGAACGCTCTGTTTTACCATTTTCTAATGTGGTTAAGCAAATACTTTTAAAAAGAGTTACGATATTATTTTCAGTTCCTGTTATTTTAAATGCCTTGCTTAAAGCTAAGCTTCCTTGGTATTTTATGTGGTTTCACAAAATTAGAATAATAGTATCAGGCTCAAGTGCTTTAAGCGAAGGCACTCTTAAAGCTTATAAAGAAAAATTTAAAAGAACAGCAGTATTAGAAGGATATGGCTTAAGCGAGTGTTCGCCTATTGTTGCAGTAAATCGCTTAGAAAAGCAAAAGGCTAATTCAGTAGGTTTGCCTTTACATGGATATGAAGTAAAAATCGTAGATGATGAACTAAAAGAATTACCTATCGGAGAAATAGGAGAATTAATAGTAAAGGGTGATTGTGTAATGCAAGGCTATTACAATAAACCTGAGCTTACAAGCGAAGTAATAGAAGGCGAATGGCTTAAGACTGGCGATATTGCTAGACTTGATGAAGATGGCTTTATTTATATTGTAGATAGAAAAAAGGATATTATTATTTCAAAAGGAATTAATATTTATCCAAGAGAAATTGAAGATGTTATTATGCAACTTAACGAAGTTGATTCTTGTGCTGTAATTGGCGTAAAAGATAATGAACTTGATGAGAGCGTTGTAGCTTATGTTTGTTTAAAAGAAGGTGTTACACTAAACGCACAAGAAATCCAAAGGCATCTTAAGAAACATTTAGCAAATTACAAAGTTCCTAAAGCTATAATTTTTAAATGTGAATTACCAAAAAATGCTGCGGGAAAAGTTTTAAAAAAAGAATTAAAAAAAGAGTTAGAAATTGGAAAAAATTAA
- a CDS encoding outer membrane protein transport protein has translation MNKIFLSFVVSGSLLASNYKLVPLSSDGIALSSSNLAKSFSADAAFINPANMGFLGQNPQLHFSANYYNVTGSRFENHLTEVGGEPYYNASDAHGKEFTFFLPTLAFVYPINEQHFVGFAGYTDFAGVYGWNSDYAKALTDTMDIRGGTLALSYAFKPTSELSLGASITANHTRLKFSLMKDNAMNPRYTYKNDYPIWTYTDKDGNLVERHKSWVYSGNVKTDNGYKFGYKLSLTYAPKYFDEKLRFSLLYNSSYKNEFKGNMDFKMTKFAMYDFASAIMYAPQSNGDSIASIMPKFDFAIKNNPALLNNPKFQELLGMATGLGSLKYDMDNGNFDKVVGYNGYASANFLYPANANFGIAYEYGKHEFMFNMGRTFWSKSKSTDLKIATPQMPKSLELLAGTVGGMCAGVNPATGQALPQASNCSSFDELQKVVAQAITMLKAQNQLSDRDTQQMQEYFFSSVLQASLENGWKDTTLLSFGYRYNYDKDLSLMLGFSTEDSPVRREKISFLAKDSRMYNYSLGFEYRINKQLKVTGAGAYQHYADVKVDNVTDNILIQTKGKFSNQSNQIVNFGVNYEF, from the coding sequence ATGAATAAGATTTTCTTATCATTTGTTGTTAGTGGTAGCTTACTAGCATCAAATTATAAGCTTGTTCCGCTAAGTTCAGACGGAATAGCTTTATCTAGCTCAAATTTAGCAAAGAGTTTTAGTGCCGATGCGGCTTTTATCAACCCAGCAAATATGGGATTTTTAGGACAAAATCCACAATTGCATTTTAGTGCTAACTATTATAATGTTACAGGTTCTAGATTTGAAAACCACTTAACAGAGGTTGGTGGCGAACCTTATTATAATGCAAGCGATGCACATGGAAAAGAATTCACATTTTTCTTGCCTACATTAGCATTTGTTTATCCTATTAACGAACAACATTTCGTTGGATTTGCAGGTTATACAGATTTTGCAGGCGTTTATGGTTGGAATAGTGATTATGCAAAAGCATTAACCGATACTATGGATATTCGTGGTGGAACTTTGGCTTTATCGTATGCGTTTAAGCCAACTAGCGAACTTAGTTTAGGTGCAAGCATTACAGCAAATCATACAAGGCTTAAATTTAGCCTAATGAAAGATAACGCTATGAATCCTAGATATACGTATAAGAATGATTATCCGATTTGGACTTATACAGATAAAGATGGTAATCTAGTTGAAAGACACAAATCATGGGTTTATAGTGGTAATGTAAAGACAGATAATGGGTATAAATTTGGTTATAAGTTATCTTTAACTTACGCACCTAAGTATTTTGATGAAAAATTAAGATTTTCTTTACTTTATAATTCTTCATACAAAAACGAATTTAAAGGCAATATGGATTTTAAAATGACCAAGTTTGCTATGTATGATTTTGCTAGTGCAATTATGTATGCACCACAATCTAATGGGGATAGTATTGCAAGTATAATGCCAAAGTTTGATTTTGCCATCAAAAACAATCCTGCGCTTTTGAATAATCCGAAATTTCAAGAGTTGTTGGGAATGGCTACTGGTTTAGGTAGTTTAAAATATGACATGGATAATGGAAATTTTGATAAAGTTGTTGGATATAATGGCTACGCAAGTGCAAATTTTTTATATCCTGCTAATGCAAACTTTGGTATTGCTTATGAATATGGCAAGCACGAGTTTATGTTTAACATGGGAAGAACATTTTGGAGCAAATCAAAAAGTACAGATTTAAAAATTGCTACCCCACAAATGCCTAAAAGTTTAGAATTATTAGCTGGAACCGTTGGTGGAATGTGTGCTGGTGTTAATCCTGCTACTGGACAAGCATTACCTCAAGCATCTAATTGTTCATCTTTTGATGAATTGCAAAAAGTTGTTGCTCAAGCTATTACAATGCTAAAAGCGCAAAATCAATTAAGCGATAGAGATACCCAGCAAATGCAAGAATATTTTTTCTCATCAGTTCTACAAGCTAGTTTAGAAAATGGTTGGAAAGATACTACATTATTAAGTTTTGGTTATAGATATAACTATGATAAAGATTTATCACTTATGCTAGGCTTTTCAACAGAAGATAGCCCAGTAAGACGCGAAAAAATATCTTTTTTAGCAAAAGATAGTAGAATGTATAATTATTCTTTAGGTTTTGAATATAGAATAAACAAACAATTAAAAGTAACAGGAGCAGGAGCTTATCAGCATTATGCAGATGTTAAAGTAGATAATGTAACCGATAATATTCTAATCCAAACAAAAGGAAAATTCTCAAATCAATCAAATCAGATTGTAAATTTTGGGGTTAATTACGAGTTTTAA
- a CDS encoding protein-L-isoaspartate(D-aspartate) O-methyltransferase: MIFKDIYEQEKCARLAENIASEVNISKEVKLAFANTPREIFMPMSNFAYELHAMPLSSDQWISSPITVAKMTMALEPVGADSVLEIGCGSGYQAALLSNLIRRVFSLERIKELSNKAIKNLDTIKANVYVRHADGNNGLKNYAPYERILLSAYTQKVPDVLFSQLEVGGILVAPVGNASKQYITKYIKHKDRIEEIVLDSCTFVPMLSGLE, encoded by the coding sequence ATGATTTTTAAGGATATTTACGAACAAGAAAAGTGTGCAAGACTTGCCGAAAATATTGCTAGCGAAGTAAATATTAGCAAAGAAGTAAAACTTGCATTTGCTAATACTCCTAGAGAGATTTTTATGCCTATGAGTAATTTTGCTTATGAATTACATGCTATGCCACTAAGCTCTGATCAATGGATTAGCTCACCTATTACGGTAGCTAAAATGACTATGGCGCTTGAGCCTGTTGGGGCTGATAGTGTGCTTGAGATTGGCTGTGGTAGTGGCTATCAAGCTGCACTTTTATCTAATTTAATAAGAAGAGTATTTTCTTTAGAAAGAATTAAAGAATTATCAAATAAAGCGATCAAAAACCTTGATACTATAAAAGCAAATGTATATGTTCGCCACGCAGATGGTAATAATGGGCTTAAAAACTATGCACCTTATGAGAGAATTTTGCTTTCGGCATATACTCAAAAAGTGCCTGATGTATTGTTTTCTCAACTTGAAGTTGGTGGGATATTAGTAGCTCCTGTTGGTAATGCAAGCAAACAATACATTACAAAATATATTAAACATAAAGACAGAATAGAAGAAATAGTTCTTGATTCTTGCACTTTTGTTCCTATGCTAAGTGGCCTTGAATAA
- a CDS encoding ribonucleotide-diphosphate reductase subunit beta has protein sequence MNRKRIYNPQSNEDLTARKVFGGNPQGILNFTKAKYEWALKLWDLMEANTWFPREVDTTKDALDYKCNLTTSEKRMYDLVWSQLISMDSFQTNNLADNINPYITAPEINAVLARQAYEEANHSKSYAVMVEAICDDTDLIYEMEKHDATLRKKNDFISSLYEELAGDVTEEKLLYAMVANQILEGIYFYSGFTAIYALARAGKMLGSAQMVRFIQRDEITHLLLFQNMINSVRKERPDLFNEKTIAKIYEMFERAAELEIEWGKYITQNQIMGFTDDIITEYIHYLVDLRLSSIGLEKKYNAKHPIKWVDDFSKFNDQKSNFFESKVTNYSKGSLNFDDF, from the coding sequence ATGAATAGAAAAAGAATATATAATCCTCAAAGCAATGAAGATTTAACTGCTAGAAAGGTATTTGGCGGTAATCCTCAAGGTATTTTAAATTTTACTAAAGCAAAATATGAATGGGCTTTAAAATTATGGGATTTAATGGAAGCTAATACTTGGTTTCCTAGAGAAGTTGATACTACAAAAGACGCACTTGATTATAAATGTAATTTAACTACAAGTGAAAAAAGAATGTATGATTTAGTATGGTCTCAGCTAATTTCTATGGATAGCTTTCAAACAAACAACCTAGCTGATAATATCAATCCATACATAACAGCACCAGAAATTAACGCTGTTTTAGCAAGACAAGCTTATGAAGAAGCAAACCATTCTAAAAGTTATGCCGTAATGGTTGAAGCTATTTGTGATGATACTGATTTAATATATGAAATGGAAAAACACGACGCTACATTAAGAAAGAAAAATGATTTTATTTCAAGTCTTTATGAAGAATTAGCAGGCGATGTAACGGAAGAAAAATTGCTTTATGCAATGGTAGCAAATCAAATCCTAGAAGGAATATATTTTTATAGCGGTTTTACTGCTATTTATGCACTTGCTCGTGCAGGTAAAATGCTTGGCTCAGCTCAAATGGTAAGATTTATTCAAAGAGATGAAATAACGCATTTATTATTATTTCAAAATATGATTAATTCAGTTAGAAAAGAAAGACCTGATTTATTCAACGAAAAAACAATCGCAAAGATTTATGAAATGTTTGAGCGTGCTGCTGAGCTTGAAATTGAATGGGGCAAATATATCACTCAAAATCAAATTATGGGCTTTACTGATGATATAATTACAGAATATATTCATTATCTTGTAGATTTAAGACTTAGTTCTATTGGTTTAGAGAAAAAATATAATGCAAAACATCCTATTAAATGGGTTGATGATTTTTCTAAGTTTAACGACCAAAAGAGCAATTTCTTTGAAAGCAAGGTTACAAATTATAGTAAAGGAAGTTTGAATTTCGATGATTTTTAA